A section of the Triticum dicoccoides isolate Atlit2015 ecotype Zavitan chromosome 7A, WEW_v2.0, whole genome shotgun sequence genome encodes:
- the LOC119328123 gene encoding laccase-4-like, whose product MAMAISYGLPAPCSLLMATLLLLIVQAQSVTRHYNFNVQMANVTRLCGTKSIVTVNGEYPGPALLAREGDRVVVRVTNRVAHNVTLHWHGIRQLRTGWADGPAYVTQCPIQTGQSYVYDFTVTGQRGTLWWHAHISWLRATVYGAIIILPKHGVPYPFAAPHKEVPVVFGEWWKADTEAVVRQALRTGGAPNISDAFTINGLPGPLYNCSAKDTFKLKVEPGKTYMLRLVNAALNDELFFSVANHTLTVVEVDAVYVKPFTVKTLIISPGQTTNVLLTAKPFHPKANFYMSAAPYSTIRPGTFDNTTVAGILEYQKPGSPSVPSFDKDLPLSKPALPRFNDTGFVTNFTSKLRSLATPQYPAAVPRSVDKPFFFTVGLGTLPCPANTTCQGPTNKTQFAAAMNNVSLVLPSTALLQSHFTGVSRGVYGSNFPVTPLLKFNYTGAPPNNTNVAKGTKLLVLPFNTSVELVMQDTSILGFESHPLHLHGFNFFVVGQGFGNYDAVNDPAKFNLVDPVERNTVGVPAGGWVAIRFLADNPGVWFMHCHLEVHTTWGLRMAWLVLDGSLPNQKLLPPPADLPKC is encoded by the exons ATGGCCATGGCTATCTCCTATGGCCTTCCAGCTCCGTGCTCTCTCCTCATGGCGACCCTGCTGCTGCTCATCGTCCAAGCCCAGAGCGTCACCAGGCACTACAATTTCAAC GTGCAAATGGCGAATGTGACGAGGCTGTGCGGCACCAAGAGCATAGTGACGGTGAACGGGGAGTACCCCGGCCCGGCGCTGCTGGCGAGGGAAGGCGACCGCGTCGTCGTCCGCGTCACCAACCGCGTCGCCCACAACGTGACGCTGCACTGGCACGGCATCCGCCAGCTGCGGACCGGCTGGGCCGACGGGCCGGCGTACGTCACGCAGTGCCCCATCCAGACGGGTCAGAGCTACGTCTACGACTTCACCGTCACCGGGCAGCGCGGCACGCTGTGGTGGCACGCGCACATCTCCTGGCTGCGCGCCACCGTCTACGGCGCCATCATCATCCTCCCCAAGCACGGCGTGCCTTACCCGTTCGCTGCGCCGCACAAAGAGGTCCCGGTGGTCTTCGGCGAGTGGTGGAAGGCCGACACGGAGGCGGTGGTCAGGCAGGCGCTTCGGACGGGCGGAGCACCCAACATCTCCGACGCTTTCACGATCAACGGGCTCCCTGGGCCGCTCTACAATTGCTCTGCCAAAG ACACTTTCAAACTGAAGGTGGAACCCGGGAAAACGTACATGTTGCGCCTCGTCAATGCCGCGCTCAACGATGAGCTTTTCTTCTCCGTCGCCAATCATACACTCACCGTCGTTGAGGTCGACGCCGTCTACGTCAAGCCTTTCACCGTCAAGACCCTGATCATCTCTCCAGGCCAGACCACCAACGTACTCCTCACCGCCAAGCCGTTCCACCCCAAGGCCAACTTCTACATGTCGGCCGCGCCCTACTCCACCATCAGGCCTGGCACCTTCGACAACACCACTGTCGCTGGCATCCTCGAGTACCAAAAGCCCGGCTCGCCCTCCGTGCCAAGCTTTGACAAGGACTTGCCGCTGTCCAAGCCGGCTCTGCCGCGGTTCAACGACACCGGCTTCGTCACCAACTTCACCTCCAAGCTCCGCAGCCTCGCCACGCCTCAGTACCCGGCGGCCGTGCCACGGTCTGTGGACAAGCCGTTCTTCTTCACGGTCGGGCTGGGCACGCTCCCGTGCCCCGCGAACACTACGTGCCAGGGGCCCACCAACAAAACGCAGTTCGCGGCGGCCATGAACAACGTCTCGCTGGTGCTCCCTTCCACGGCTCTCCTCCAGTCGCACTTCACCGGCGTGTCTCGGGGAGTCTACGGGTCCAACTTCCCGGTCACGCCCCTCTTGAAATTCAACTACACGGGGGCGCCGCCGAACAACACGAACGTGGCCAAGGGGACCAAGCTCCTCGTGCTGCCATTCAACACGTCGGTGGAGCTGGTGATGCAGGACACGAGCATCCTCGGCTTCGAGAGCCACCCCCTACACCTGCACGGCTTCAACTTCTTTGTGGTCGGGCAAGGGTTTGGCAACTACGACGCCGTGAACGACCCCGCCAAGTTCAACCTCGTCGACCCGGTAGAGCGGAACACCGTTGGGGTGCCCGCCGGCGGGTGGGTGGCCATTCGCTTCCTCGCCGATAACCCAG GTGTATGGTTCATGCATTGCCATTTGGAGGTGCACACGACGTGGGGATTGAGAATGGCATGGCTGGTACTAGACGGAAGCCTTCCGAACCAGAAGTTGCTCCCCCCACCGGCTGATCTCCCAAAATGCTAG
- the LOC119328451 gene encoding galacturonosyltransferase 8-like: MAAAAALPASVFVLLLLVAAAPPAAGGGSAAVNGDRLRAEQIRKQASDAAASAAALAAASRRLHLDRARHLRLLSSLHRNLTATLRDLGAAASASSDPASQSDQARRLELQAKDLIRAARAAIADAKPLFDPQLKIQRLKDAIFAQNELLARAKKRGAFASLIAAKSIPKPLHCLAVRLTAERIALPDKFADPVPPPAALEDPALFHYAIFSDNVLAASVVVRSCVANSQDPSKHVFHVVTDRMNLGAMQVIIRLMDLQGAHYEVKAYEDYKFLNSSYVPVLRQLESANLQKFYFENKLENATKDASNMKFRNPKYLSMLNHLRFYLPEMYPKLQKILFLDDDVVVQRDLTGLWKIDMDGKVNGAVETCFGSFHRYWQYMNFSHPLIKAKFNPNACGWAYGMNFFDLNSWRREKSTEQYHYWQTQNENRLLWKLGTLPPGLITFYSTTKPLAKSWHVLGLGYNPSISMEEIRNAAVVHFNGNMKPWLDIGMNQFRQLWTKYVDYDDSFIRQCNFAPP, encoded by the exons ATGGCAGCCGCTGCCGCCCTCCCCGCTTCCGTCTtcgtgctcctcctcctcgtcgccgctgCGCCGCCCGCCGCAGGCGGCGGGTCCGCGGCCGTGAATGGCGACCGCCTCCGCGCGGAGCAGATCCGGAAGCAGGCCTCGGacgcggccgcctccgccgccgcgctcgccgcggcctcccgccgcctccacctcgaccgcgcgcgccacctccgcctcctctcctccctccaccGCAACCTCACCGCCACGCTCCGGGACCtaggcgccgccgcctccgcgtcgTCCGATCCGGCGTCCCAGAGCGACCAGGCGCGCCGGCTCGAGCTCCAGGCCAAGGACCTgatccgcgccgcccgcgccgccatcGCCGACGCCAAGCCGCTCTTCGACCCGCAGCTCAAAATCCAGCGCCTCAAGGACGCAATCTTCGCGCAGAACGAGCTGCTCGCGCGCGCCAAGAAGCGCGGCGCCTTCGCCTCGCtcatcgccgccaaatccatacccAAGCCGCTCCACTGCCTCGCTGTCCGCCTCACCGCCGAGCGTATCGCGCTGCCTGACAAGTTCGCGGACCCGGTGCCGCCGCCTGCGGCGCTGGAGGACCCCGCGCTGTTCCACTACGCCATCTTCTCCGATAACGTGCTCGCGGCCTCCGTCGTCGTCCGCTCCTGCGTAGCCAACTCGCAGGACCCCTCAAAGCACGTCTTCCATGTGGTGACTGACCGAATGAACCTCGGGGCGATGCAG GTGATAATCCGCCTCATGGACTTACAAGGTGCACACTATGAGGTCAAAGCATATGAAGACTACAAATTTCTTAACTCCTCCTATGTTCCTGTGCTCCGGCAACTGGAGTCAGCAAACCTCCAAAAATTCTATTTCGAGAATAAGCTTGAGAATGCCACCAAAGATGCTAGCAATATGAAGTTCAGGAATCCCAAGTATCTTTCTATGCTTAATCACTTGCGATTCTACTTGCCTGAGATGTATCCCAAGCTGCAGAAGATTCTTTTCTTGGATGATGATGTCGTGGTACAGCGGGATCTTACAGGATTGTGGAAGATTGACATGGATGGGAAGGTGAATGGAGCAGTAGAAACATGCTTTGGGTCATTTCATCGGTATTGGCAGTATATGAACTTCTCGCACCCCCTTATCAAAGCAAAGTTCAATCCTAATGCATGTGGCTGGGCTTATGGCATGAACTTCTTTGATCTTAATTCTTGGAGGAGGGAGAAATCTACCGAGCAGTACCATTACTGGCAGACTCAG AATGAGAACCGGTTATTATGGAAGTTGGGAACATTGCCCCCAGGTTTAATCACATTCTACTCGACGACAAAGCCTCTTGCCAAATCTTGGCATGTCCTTGGGCTCGGGTATAATCCAAGCATCAGCATGGAGGAGATTAGAAACGCTGCTGTTGTGCATTTCAATGGGAACATGAAGCCTTGGCTGGACATTGGTATGAACCAGTTCAGGCAGCTCTGGACAAAATACGTGGATTACGACGACTCGTTCATTCGTCAATGCAATTTTGCACCGCCATAG